In Pseudomonas fluorescens, one genomic interval encodes:
- the rpsJ gene encoding 30S ribosomal protein S10: protein MQNQQIRIRLKAFDHRLIDQSTQEIVETAKRTGAQVRGPIPLPTRKERFTVLVSPHVNKDARDQYEIRTHKRVLDIVQPTDKTVDALMKLDLAAGVEVQISLG from the coding sequence ATGCAAAATCAGCAAATCCGTATCAGGTTGAAGGCTTTCGACCATCGCCTGATCGACCAATCAACCCAGGAAATCGTGGAAACCGCGAAACGTACTGGTGCTCAAGTGCGTGGTCCAATTCCACTGCCTACCCGTAAAGAGCGGTTCACCGTTCTGGTTTCCCCGCACGTCAACAAAGACGCGCGTGACCAGTACGAAATCCGCACTCATAAGCGCGTTCTGGACATCGTCCAGCCAACGGATAAAACCGTTGATGCTCTTATGAAGCTTGATCTTGCGGCCGGTGTGGAAGTGCAGATCAGCCTCGGCTAA